In one Dermacentor variabilis isolate Ectoservices chromosome 4, ASM5094787v1, whole genome shotgun sequence genomic region, the following are encoded:
- the LOC142577914 gene encoding isatin hydrolase-like isoform X2 — MPWMRDVGYCLLCLVCTAACIYCVVRVTQSENEAKPSSKGPPQLRNAVVVDLTNNYTNDTIYWRDGESFHLVIEAFPGPGNQWSQIDTISEATHGGTHIDAPLHCAKGGWSVADIPIERLMYVPIVKIDIRPQAEADPNYSVTVSDIRDWENRYGRVPDGCFFLVDTGQCRFWPNRTAYMGLDENGDRHFPSITPEAATFLTSERRPYGMGLDGPSLDHYPELNVHRILAAASLYTTENLACLSRVPATGAIGVVLPMKIPGASGAPVRVVATLP, encoded by the exons ATGCGCGACGTTGGATACTGCCTGCTGTGCTTGGTGTGTACGGCAGCGTGCATCTACTGCGTAGTTCGTGTCACGCAATCTGAAAATGAAGCGAAGCCCTCCTCTAAAGGGCCTCCCCAACTGCGGAATGCCGTGGTTGTTGATTTGACAAACAATTACACCAATGACACTATATACTGGAGAGACGGCGAATCCTTTCACCTAGTTATAGAAGCTTTTCCAGGCCCTGGAAACCAATG GTCACAGATCGACACCATCTCGGAAGCAACACACGGTGGTACACACATAGACGCTCCGTTGCACTGCGCCAAGGGTGGGTGGTCTGTGGCCGACATCCCCATCGAGCGTCTTATGTACGTGCCCATTGTGAAGATAGACATTCGGCCACAGGCGGAAGCTGATCCCAACTACAGTGTCACTGTGTCCGACATACGGGACTGGGAAAATCGCTACGGAAGAGTTCCTGATGGCTGCTTCTTTCTTGTCGATACTGGACAGTGCAGA TTCTGGCCCAATCGGACGGCATACATGGGACTGGACGAGAACGGAGACCGACACTTTCCCTCCATCACACCCGAAGCAGCCACGTTTTTGACAAGCGAGCGGCGGCCATACGGTATGGGCCTGGACGGGCCTTCGCTGGATCACTACCCGGAGCTCAACGTGCACAGAATCCTTGCCGCTGCTAGCTTGTACACCACCGAGAACTTGGCCTGTCTGTCGCGTGTTCCAGCCACGGGGGCAATTGGCGTTGTCCTTCCCATGAAAATACCAGGTGCTAGTGGAGCTCCCGTGCGCGTTGTGGCAACGCTACCCTAA